The following are from one region of the Nocardia terpenica genome:
- a CDS encoding MazG family protein, which translates to MSSDPTVREADSAALAHGLAEAVEVMDRLWNFGGWEVTQTHDSLRPYLLEETYELLDAIGHRDADTIKEELGDLLLQVLFHSRIAEAAGEFTIADVAAALVAKLVHRSPLLDAPPDPAASPEEKIRAQERAWEERKSAEKSRRSCLDGIAMAQPALALAEKIRSRSLRAGLPDDLVPEDLRVVHLGGPDSAEERLRKATVAFATSIRLAEDAAEQARGNRLPLAPQDWRTYWPR; encoded by the coding sequence ATGAGCTCCGACCCCACTGTGCGAGAGGCCGATTCGGCGGCGCTGGCGCACGGCCTCGCCGAGGCGGTCGAGGTCATGGACCGGCTGTGGAACTTCGGCGGCTGGGAGGTGACCCAGACCCACGATTCGCTGCGGCCGTACCTGCTCGAGGAGACCTACGAGCTGCTCGACGCCATCGGGCACCGCGACGCCGACACCATCAAGGAGGAGCTGGGCGACCTGCTGCTGCAGGTGCTGTTCCACTCCCGCATCGCCGAGGCCGCGGGCGAATTCACCATCGCCGACGTGGCCGCCGCCCTGGTCGCCAAGCTGGTCCACCGCAGCCCGCTGCTGGACGCCCCGCCCGACCCCGCCGCCTCCCCCGAGGAGAAGATCCGCGCCCAGGAAAGGGCCTGGGAGGAACGCAAATCCGCCGAGAAGTCCCGCCGCTCCTGCCTGGACGGCATCGCCATGGCCCAGCCCGCCCTGGCCCTCGCCGAGAAGATCCGCTCCCGCAGCCTCCGCGCGGGCCTGCCGGACGACCTCGTCCCCGAGGACCTGCGCGTCGTCCACCTGGGCGGCCCCGACAGCGCCGAGGAGCGCCTCCGCAAGGCGACGGTGGCCTTCGCGACCAGCATCCGCCTGGCCGAGGACGCCGCCGAACAGGCTCGCGGCAACCGACTTCCACTCGCCCCGCAGGACTGGCGCACCTACTGGCCGCGCTGA
- the mfd gene encoding transcription-repair coupling factor, with amino-acid sequence MSTPRPPLAGLAATAGADAALTQVASLIGRTPVQLVAPSAVRPFVAATIAATRPLVVVTATGREADDLTVELAEILGDGVALFPSWETLPHERLSPSADTVGRRLQVLRRLTHPDDPVYPVPLRVVVTTVRSLMQPMAGGLGDIEPVVLRVGAEFDFDELITRLVEFAYERVDMVGKRGEFAVRGGILDVFPPTADHPVRVEFWGDEITELRPFSVADQRSLAEVEVDAVVAQPCRELLLTEELRLRAAEVAAENPADAALVEMLEKLAQGIPVEGMEALLPALRPGQLQLLTEVLPAGTHVLLCDPEKIRTRAADLVRTGQEFLEASWTAASFGGAAPLGAHGLDLAASAYRGLDVVHASADACGLPWWTLSPLAADDPAELVLPVLAAPAARGSEELVATVFASLRAHVTTGGRAVIVVAGHGTAQRILERLADAEVPAAALDPGAEPVRGLVGVLCGSLHDGIVFDDAKLVVIAESDLTGNRVTAPGEGKKLPARRRNQVDPLALSAGDMVVHDQHGIGRFVEMIERTVGGARREYLVIEYAPSKRGQPGDRLYVPMDSLDQLSRYVGGEMPSLSRLGGSDWANTKRKARKAVREIATELVQLYAARQAAPGHAFAPDSPWQQEMEDAFAFTETHDQLTAIAEVKADMEKAVPMDRVICGDVGYGKTEIAVRAAFKAVQDGKQVAVLVPTTLLAQQHLQTFTERVAGFPVTVKGLSRFTDAAESRAVMDGMAAGEVDIVVGTHRLLQTGVRWKDLGLVVIDEEQRFGVEHKEHIKALRTHVDVLTMSATPIPRTLEMSLAGIREMSTILTPPEERHPILTYVGGYNDKQVAAAIRRELLRDGQVFYVHNRVSSIDKAAKRIRDLVPEARVAVAHGQMNEDTLEKTVQGFWERDFDVLVCTTIIETGLDISNANTLIVERADALGLSQLHQLRGRVGRSRERGYAYFLYPAEKPLTETAYDRLATISQNSDLGAGMAVAMKDLEIRGAGNVLGAEQSGHVAGVGFDLYVRLVGEAVEAYRAAADGRPITTEEEVKEVRIDLPVDAHIPPDYIASDRLRLEGYRKLAAAQDDSTLAAVVEELVDRYGPLPVEVGRLVSVAKLRLLCREYGIAEVGVTGTTLKLSPLQLPDSKQLRLKRIYPSATYRPTTGIVQLPLPRVEDSVGAGRIRDVRLLQYVADLLLALDGKPQGTVDLHVATEVSAR; translated from the coding sequence ATGTCCACCCCTCGTCCGCCTCTCGCGGGACTGGCCGCGACGGCCGGTGCCGACGCCGCGCTGACACAGGTCGCGAGCCTGATCGGTCGCACGCCGGTGCAATTGGTGGCGCCGTCGGCGGTGCGGCCGTTCGTCGCGGCGACCATTGCCGCGACGCGGCCGCTGGTGGTGGTCACCGCCACCGGCCGCGAGGCCGACGACCTGACCGTCGAGCTCGCCGAGATCCTCGGCGACGGGGTGGCGCTGTTCCCGTCCTGGGAGACGCTGCCGCACGAGCGGCTGTCGCCGAGCGCCGACACCGTGGGCAGGCGCCTGCAGGTGCTGCGCCGCCTCACCCATCCCGACGACCCGGTCTATCCGGTGCCGCTGCGGGTCGTGGTCACCACGGTGCGCTCGCTCATGCAGCCGATGGCCGGTGGCCTCGGCGATATCGAGCCGGTCGTGCTGCGGGTGGGCGCCGAGTTCGATTTCGACGAATTGATCACGCGCCTGGTCGAATTCGCCTACGAGCGGGTCGACATGGTCGGCAAGCGCGGCGAATTCGCGGTGCGCGGCGGCATTCTCGACGTCTTCCCGCCCACCGCCGATCATCCGGTGCGCGTGGAGTTCTGGGGCGACGAGATCACCGAGCTGCGGCCGTTCTCGGTCGCCGACCAGCGCTCGCTGGCCGAGGTCGAGGTGGATGCCGTTGTGGCGCAGCCGTGCCGCGAGCTGCTGCTCACCGAGGAGCTGCGGCTGCGCGCCGCCGAGGTGGCCGCCGAGAACCCCGCCGACGCCGCCCTGGTCGAGATGCTGGAGAAGCTGGCCCAGGGCATCCCGGTCGAGGGCATGGAGGCGCTGCTGCCCGCGCTGCGCCCGGGCCAGCTGCAACTGCTCACCGAGGTGCTGCCCGCCGGTACCCATGTGCTGCTGTGCGATCCGGAGAAAATCCGCACCCGGGCCGCCGATCTCGTCCGGACCGGGCAGGAGTTCCTGGAGGCGTCGTGGACGGCGGCGTCCTTCGGCGGCGCGGCCCCGCTGGGCGCGCACGGGCTCGACCTGGCCGCCTCGGCCTATCGCGGCCTGGACGTGGTGCACGCGAGCGCCGACGCCTGCGGGCTGCCGTGGTGGACGCTGAGCCCGCTGGCCGCCGACGATCCGGCCGAACTGGTGCTGCCGGTGCTGGCGGCCCCGGCCGCGCGCGGCTCCGAGGAACTGGTCGCGACCGTGTTCGCCTCGCTGCGCGCGCACGTGACGACCGGTGGCCGCGCGGTCATCGTCGTCGCCGGGCACGGCACCGCGCAGCGCATCCTGGAGCGGCTCGCCGACGCGGAAGTCCCGGCGGCGGCACTGGATCCGGGCGCGGAGCCGGTGCGCGGGCTGGTCGGGGTGCTGTGCGGATCGCTGCACGACGGCATCGTCTTCGACGACGCGAAGCTGGTCGTCATCGCCGAATCCGACCTCACCGGCAATCGTGTCACCGCCCCCGGCGAGGGCAAGAAGCTCCCGGCGCGCCGCCGCAATCAGGTCGACCCGCTGGCGCTGTCGGCCGGCGACATGGTGGTGCACGATCAGCACGGCATCGGCCGGTTCGTCGAGATGATCGAGCGCACCGTCGGCGGCGCGCGGCGCGAGTACCTGGTCATCGAGTACGCGCCGAGCAAGCGCGGCCAGCCCGGCGACCGGCTGTACGTGCCGATGGACTCGCTGGACCAGCTCTCGCGCTACGTCGGCGGCGAGATGCCCAGCCTGTCCCGGCTCGGCGGCTCGGACTGGGCCAACACGAAACGCAAGGCGCGCAAGGCCGTCCGCGAGATCGCCACCGAGCTGGTGCAGCTCTACGCGGCCCGCCAGGCCGCGCCCGGGCACGCCTTCGCCCCCGACTCCCCGTGGCAGCAGGAGATGGAGGACGCGTTCGCGTTCACCGAGACCCACGACCAGCTCACCGCCATCGCCGAGGTCAAGGCCGATATGGAGAAGGCGGTCCCGATGGACCGGGTGATCTGCGGCGACGTCGGCTACGGCAAGACCGAGATCGCGGTGCGCGCGGCGTTCAAGGCGGTGCAGGACGGCAAGCAGGTGGCGGTGCTGGTGCCCACCACGCTGCTGGCCCAGCAGCATCTGCAGACGTTCACCGAGCGGGTCGCCGGTTTCCCGGTGACGGTGAAGGGCCTGTCCCGCTTCACCGATGCCGCCGAGTCGCGCGCGGTCATGGACGGCATGGCCGCGGGCGAGGTCGACATCGTGGTCGGCACCCACCGCCTGCTGCAGACCGGCGTGCGGTGGAAGGATCTGGGCCTGGTCGTCATCGACGAGGAGCAGCGCTTCGGCGTCGAGCACAAGGAGCACATCAAGGCGCTGCGCACCCACGTCGACGTGCTGACCATGTCCGCCACCCCGATTCCGCGCACGCTGGAGATGAGCCTGGCGGGCATCCGCGAGATGTCGACCATCCTCACCCCGCCCGAGGAGCGGCACCCCATCCTCACCTACGTCGGCGGATACAACGACAAACAGGTCGCCGCCGCCATCCGGCGCGAGCTGCTGCGCGACGGCCAGGTGTTCTACGTGCACAACCGGGTGTCCTCGATCGACAAGGCGGCGAAGCGGATTCGCGATCTGGTGCCGGAGGCGCGGGTCGCCGTCGCGCACGGCCAGATGAACGAGGACACGCTGGAGAAGACCGTGCAGGGCTTCTGGGAGCGCGACTTCGACGTGCTGGTGTGCACCACGATCATCGAAACCGGTTTGGACATCTCCAATGCCAACACCCTGATCGTGGAACGCGCCGACGCCCTGGGTCTTTCGCAGCTGCATCAGCTACGCGGCCGGGTCGGGCGCAGCCGCGAGCGCGGGTACGCCTACTTCCTGTACCCGGCCGAGAAGCCGCTCACCGAGACCGCCTACGACCGGCTGGCCACCATCTCGCAAAACTCCGATCTGGGCGCGGGCATGGCGGTGGCCATGAAGGACCTCGAGATCCGCGGCGCGGGCAACGTGCTGGGCGCCGAGCAGTCCGGGCATGTCGCGGGCGTCGGATTCGATCTGTACGTGCGGCTGGTGGGCGAGGCGGTGGAGGCGTATCGCGCGGCGGCCGACGGCCGGCCGATCACCACCGAGGAAGAGGTCAAGGAGGTGCGCATCGACCTGCCGGTGGACGCGCACATCCCGCCCGACTACATCGCCAGCGACCGGCTGCGGCTGGAGGGCTACCGGAAACTGGCCGCCGCGCAGGACGATTCGACGCTGGCCGCGGTGGTGGAGGAGCTGGTCGACCGGTACGGCCCGCTGCCGGTGGAGGTCGGTCGGCTGGTGTCGGTGGCCAAGCTGCGGCTGCTGTGCCGCGAGTACGGCATCGCCGAGGTCGGCGTCACCGGCACCACGCTCAAGCTCTCCCCGCTGCAGCTGCCGGACTCGAAACAGCTGCGGCTCAAGCGGATCTACCCGTCGGCGACCTACCGCCCCACCACCGGCATCGTGCAGCTGCCGCTGCCGCGGGTGGAGGACAGCGTCGGCGCGGGGCGCATTCGCGACGTGCGGCTGCTGCAGTACGTCGCGGATCTGCTGCTGGCGCTGGACGGTAAGCCGCAGGGCACCGTGGATCTGCATGTGGCGACCGAGGTTTCGGCTCGATGA
- a CDS encoding MTH1187 family thiamine-binding protein, with product MIAAFSVTPLGVGEDVGRAVAAAVRVVRASGLPNETTAMFTSIEGEWDEVMAVIKQATDAVMAVSPRCSLVIKADIRPGVTDGLTSKVDSVERYLAEG from the coding sequence ATGATTGCCGCATTTTCGGTGACCCCGCTCGGCGTGGGCGAGGACGTCGGCCGCGCCGTGGCCGCCGCGGTCCGCGTGGTGCGCGCCAGCGGGCTGCCCAACGAGACCACCGCCATGTTCACCAGCATCGAGGGCGAATGGGACGAGGTGATGGCGGTGATCAAGCAGGCCACCGACGCCGTCATGGCCGTCTCCCCGCGCTGCAGCCTGGTAATCAAGGCCGACATCCGACCGGGCGTCACCGACGGCCTGACCAGCAAGGTCGACAGCGTGGAGCGCTACCTCGCCGAGGGCTGA